A region of Thiofilum sp. DNA encodes the following proteins:
- the ychF gene encoding redox-regulated ATPase YchF, giving the protein MGFKCGIVGLPNVGKSTLFNALTKAGIQAENYPFCTIEPNVGMVPVPDLRLNALAEIVKPERVLPTTMEFVDIAGLVAGASKGEGLGNQFLAHIRETDAIAQVVRCFENDDIIHVAGKIDPLADIRVINNELILADMETIDKAMNRVSRAAKSGAKELVLQLQTMQKLATHLENGNAARSLGLSPEELASIRELHLITVKPLLFIANVAEDGFENNPFLDKVLAHAQTEKAQVVPVCAALESDISQLELEEQAEFLESMGMTEPGLNRVIRAGYDLLGLQTFFTAGVKEVRAWTVHKGATAPNGAGRIHTDFERGFIRAEVIAYDDFITYKGEQGAKDAGKWRLEGKDYLLKEGDIVHFRFNV; this is encoded by the coding sequence ATGGGTTTCAAATGTGGCATTGTCGGATTGCCGAATGTAGGTAAGTCAACGCTGTTTAATGCTTTAACTAAGGCGGGCATTCAGGCTGAAAACTATCCGTTTTGTACGATTGAACCCAACGTGGGCATGGTTCCCGTGCCGGATCTACGCCTTAATGCGCTTGCGGAAATCGTAAAACCAGAGCGAGTATTGCCCACAACGATGGAGTTTGTGGACATTGCGGGTTTAGTAGCCGGGGCATCCAAAGGTGAGGGCTTAGGTAATCAGTTTTTAGCTCATATTCGTGAGACGGACGCGATTGCTCAAGTAGTTCGTTGCTTTGAGAATGACGATATTATTCACGTAGCAGGCAAAATTGATCCTCTAGCCGATATTCGCGTCATCAATAACGAGTTGATTTTAGCCGACATGGAAACGATTGATAAAGCGATGAATCGTGTCAGTCGTGCTGCTAAATCGGGCGCTAAAGAATTAGTTTTACAACTACAAACCATGCAAAAGTTGGCGACTCATTTAGAAAATGGTAATGCAGCCCGCTCCTTAGGCTTAAGTCCTGAAGAATTAGCCTCTATTCGTGAACTGCATTTAATTACGGTAAAGCCATTACTCTTTATTGCTAATGTGGCAGAAGATGGCTTTGAAAATAATCCCTTCTTAGACAAAGTTTTAGCACATGCTCAAACGGAGAAGGCTCAAGTAGTTCCGGTATGTGCTGCTTTAGAGTCCGATATTTCTCAATTAGAGCTTGAAGAGCAAGCTGAGTTTTTAGAAAGTATGGGGATGACTGAACCCGGTCTCAATCGAGTGATTCGTGCAGGTTATGATCTATTAGGCTTACAAACCTTTTTTACTGCGGGTGTCAAAGAAGTACGTGCTTGGACGGTGCATAAAGGAGCTACTGCGCCTAATGGTGCAGGGCGCATTCATACTGATTTTGAACGCGGCTTTATTCGTGCTGAAGTCATTGCCTATGATGATTTCATTACTTATAAAGGTGAGCAAGGTGCAAAAGATGCCGGAAAATGGCGTTTAGAAGGTAAAGATTACCTTTTAAAAGAAGGTGATATCGTGCACTTCCGCTTTAATGTCTAA
- the prfA gene encoding peptide chain release factor 1, whose amino-acid sequence MKDSILHKLESLNERYLEIALLLGEADVINDQQQFRKLSIEYAQLEPVALAFRSYQQTLEDIETAKEMIDDPEMREMAYEELNAAKERIAPQELELQRLLLPTDPHDHSNVFLEIRAGTGGDEAAIFAGDLFRMYSRYAEQRRWQVEVVSSNEGEHGGYREVIARLIGTGAYSRLKFESGAHRVQRVPETESQGRVHTSAATVAILPEIDEVEAQDINPADLKVDTYRASGAGGQHVNKTDSAIRITHLPSGLVVECQDERSQHKNRARAMSLLQARLLERDRQKQAAEQAETRRNLVGSGDRSERIRTYNFPQGRVTDHRINLTLYKLDDVMAGYLDDVIEPLVNEYQADQLALLADEA is encoded by the coding sequence GTGAAAGATTCTATTTTGCACAAGCTCGAAAGCCTTAACGAGCGTTACCTTGAGATTGCCTTGTTATTAGGTGAGGCTGATGTTATTAATGATCAACAACAATTTCGCAAACTCTCCATTGAATATGCGCAATTAGAGCCAGTAGCGCTAGCGTTTCGTAGCTATCAACAAACCTTAGAAGACATCGAAACGGCTAAAGAGATGATCGATGATCCTGAAATGCGCGAAATGGCATATGAGGAACTCAATGCGGCTAAAGAGCGTATTGCCCCACAAGAATTAGAATTACAGCGCTTATTACTACCGACCGATCCTCATGACCATAGTAACGTATTCCTGGAAATTCGTGCGGGCACGGGTGGCGATGAAGCGGCGATCTTTGCGGGTGATCTATTTAGGATGTACTCGCGCTATGCTGAACAAAGACGCTGGCAAGTTGAGGTTGTCAGTAGTAATGAAGGTGAACACGGGGGCTATCGTGAAGTCATTGCGCGTTTAATTGGCACGGGGGCTTATTCACGTTTGAAATTCGAGTCGGGTGCACATCGCGTTCAACGTGTGCCCGAAACCGAATCTCAAGGGCGGGTGCATACTTCAGCGGCTACGGTGGCCATTCTGCCAGAGATTGATGAGGTCGAAGCGCAAGATATTAATCCCGCCGATTTAAAAGTGGATACCTATCGAGCTTCAGGCGCGGGGGGACAACACGTTAATAAAACCGATTCAGCGATTCGGATTACGCACTTACCTTCGGGATTAGTGGTGGAATGTCAAGATGAGCGCTCACAACACAAAAACCGCGCGCGTGCTATGTCGCTATTGCAAGCGCGGCTACTAGAGCGTGATCGTCAAAAGCAAGCCGCTGAGCAAGCTGAAACACGCCGCAATCTAGTAGGATCTGGAGACCGCTCTGAACGTATCCGTACCTATAACTTCCCGCAAGGGCGTGTAACCGATCACCGTATCAACCTCACCCTATATAAGCTCGATGATGTGATGGCGGGCTATCTGGATGATGTGATTGAACCCTTAGTCAATGAGTATCAAGCTGATCAATTAGCGCTACTTGCTGATGAAGCATGA
- the lolB gene encoding lipoprotein insertase outer membrane protein LolB, which yields MRSSLLVLCTSLLAAGCAQQSTSLSAVDPVTAPVSVPAVAVATTIKAGTPKEMWAQRNEIFNRMSAWRMQGKVGLQVKQQSWTFSLSWLQQGNDQYEMNIKNPLTGSIMAYLKSSGSVVNLKAADGKEYQDSDAERLLQQRTGFSLPVSGLRYWARGIAAPQSEIQALQLDNLGRPTSLQQEGWLVTYTGYQNNSPSALPTKMSLERAAEQVRAKVVARDWQTRY from the coding sequence ATGAGATCTAGCCTTTTAGTGCTCTGCACGTCTTTATTAGCCGCTGGTTGCGCTCAGCAATCGACCTCTTTGTCGGCTGTTGATCCGGTGACGGCTCCGGTGAGTGTTCCGGCTGTAGCAGTAGCTACCACCATTAAAGCGGGCACACCTAAAGAAATGTGGGCGCAGCGTAATGAGATTTTTAATCGCATGTCAGCATGGCGTATGCAGGGTAAAGTAGGGTTGCAGGTTAAACAACAAAGTTGGACTTTTAGTCTCTCTTGGCTCCAACAAGGCAACGACCAGTACGAAATGAATATTAAGAACCCTCTGACAGGTTCGATCATGGCCTACCTTAAAAGCTCAGGCAGTGTCGTGAACTTAAAAGCTGCCGATGGTAAAGAGTATCAAGACTCCGATGCGGAGCGTTTACTGCAACAGCGCACAGGCTTTAGCTTACCGGTTAGTGGTTTACGTTATTGGGCGCGGGGTATTGCTGCTCCTCAGTCTGAGATTCAAGCCCTGCAATTAGATAATCTAGGGCGTCCCACCTCGCTCCAGCAAGAAGGCTGGCTAGTCACCTATACGGGTTATCAAAATAACTCACCGAGTGCGTTACCTACCAAAATGTCTTTAGAGCGGGCGGCTGAACAAGTGCGTGCTAAAGTCGTGGCTAGAGATTGGCAAACCCGCTATTAA
- a CDS encoding tetratricopeptide repeat protein: MSPTPISHRLRHTMLALMLMGGACITPTVLAADPVLETPETEEPIQLVFSSELSKNMFHLMLGELYRQQDQVEQALEHYAIVAENTKDIAISKEAAQIAIEAGNNKLAERFVTQWAEAKPTSLEVYQSRAIVRARAGEYDKALEDLIWLRDATNKKEGHGFEYILSTLTLEAGPEAAYEVFKRYSQKVDQSAAVKVAVAHLANTLERDAEVLELADQIAKTGSEAEKEQAAYIRSKVYLRQGKPEEALNVLEPFIKTTKEDELKLDYARTLIMLERREEAMPIFKQLYEAQPDDDNIFYTLGLLYLEQKEYTFAEPLIKKLLDIPSRRHDANYFLGQVYEGLNRPDEAFKAYEQALPNSRFANEAMVRATALLNTKSGLDAALKWLTDQASKLNLNDAQQADVLRIQSQLLQDAERYPEAVQILTKADTLRPNHPDTLYQRSLVYEKLGKIELAEQDLKAILSTSPDNAPALNALGYLLTVNTQRYKEAQEMIQRAAKLNPDDPAIMDSLGWVAFKLNELETAETELRKAFKLLPDAEVGSHLVQVLHARGKTEEAKKLLAELMTKYPNNKLLVEASKRVVGLK, encoded by the coding sequence ATGTCACCAACACCAATCTCTCATCGGTTACGTCATACTATGCTGGCATTAATGCTCATGGGGGGGGCTTGTATAACGCCTACCGTATTAGCAGCAGACCCCGTGCTTGAGACTCCAGAGACAGAAGAGCCGATTCAGCTCGTTTTTAGTTCAGAACTGAGTAAGAACATGTTTCACCTCATGTTAGGTGAGTTATACCGCCAACAGGATCAGGTGGAGCAAGCGCTAGAGCACTACGCCATTGTCGCTGAAAATACTAAAGATATAGCCATCTCTAAAGAGGCGGCACAGATTGCTATAGAGGCGGGTAATAATAAATTAGCCGAGCGTTTTGTGACGCAATGGGCTGAAGCTAAACCCACTTCCTTAGAGGTGTATCAGTCGCGGGCGATTGTACGTGCTCGCGCAGGTGAGTATGACAAAGCCTTAGAGGATTTAATTTGGCTACGGGATGCCACTAATAAAAAAGAAGGTCATGGTTTTGAGTATATTTTATCAACCTTGACCTTAGAAGCAGGGCCTGAAGCTGCTTATGAGGTATTTAAGCGTTATAGTCAAAAAGTTGATCAATCAGCCGCAGTGAAGGTAGCCGTAGCGCACCTAGCTAATACCTTAGAGCGTGATGCAGAGGTGTTAGAGTTAGCGGATCAGATTGCTAAAACTGGCTCCGAGGCTGAAAAAGAGCAGGCAGCTTATATCCGTTCTAAAGTGTATCTACGTCAAGGTAAACCCGAAGAGGCTTTAAACGTACTAGAGCCTTTTATTAAAACGACTAAAGAAGATGAGCTAAAACTCGATTATGCCCGCACCCTGATTATGTTAGAGCGTCGTGAAGAGGCTATGCCCATCTTTAAGCAACTGTATGAAGCGCAGCCCGATGACGATAATATTTTTTATACCTTGGGCTTGCTCTATCTAGAGCAAAAGGAATATACCTTTGCTGAGCCATTGATTAAAAAATTGCTTGATATTCCTAGTCGCAGACATGATGCCAATTATTTCTTAGGGCAGGTCTATGAAGGGCTAAATCGTCCTGATGAGGCTTTTAAAGCCTATGAGCAAGCATTACCTAATAGTCGTTTTGCTAACGAGGCTATGGTCAGAGCGACTGCATTGTTAAATACTAAGTCCGGTTTAGATGCTGCTTTAAAATGGCTCACCGATCAGGCTAGCAAATTAAATCTCAATGATGCGCAACAAGCCGATGTATTAAGAATACAATCACAACTATTACAAGACGCCGAGCGTTATCCAGAGGCAGTACAGATCCTAACCAAAGCCGATACTTTACGTCCCAATCATCCTGATACGCTGTATCAACGTTCATTAGTGTATGAGAAATTAGGGAAAATCGAGTTAGCAGAGCAAGATTTAAAGGCTATTTTAAGTACTAGCCCGGATAATGCACCTGCTTTAAATGCTTTAGGTTACTTATTAACGGTCAATACGCAGCGCTATAAAGAAGCTCAGGAAATGATCCAAAGGGCAGCTAAATTAAACCCCGACGATCCCGCGATTATGGATAGCTTGGGGTGGGTAGCCTTTAAGCTCAATGAGCTAGAAACAGCCGAAACCGAATTACGTAAGGCATTTAAATTATTACCCGATGCTGAGGTCGGAAGTCATTTAGTGCAGGTGTTACATGCTCGTGGTAAAACGGAAGAGGCGAAAAAGTTGCTAGCTGAGCTAATGACCAAGTACCCTAATAATAAGTTGTTGGTCGAGGCTAGTAAGCGTGTAGTGGGCTTAAAGTAG
- a CDS encoding 50S ribosomal protein L25/general stress protein Ctc: protein MSKTYSLKATKRADQGKGASRRLRHTGGVPAIVYGAGVEPLSVTLNHNELVRNLQDEAFYSQLIALDIDGTIETVVLRDLQRHPAKVLIMHADLLRIQADHAIRVTVPLHFTNVETSTGVKIQGGALNQLMNNVDVSCLPKDIPSYIEVDMQNVEKGQILHLSDLKLPEGVSLPQLALGHDHDQAIAAIH from the coding sequence ATGTCTAAAACTTATTCTTTAAAAGCTACCAAACGTGCCGATCAGGGCAAGGGTGCGAGCCGCCGCCTGCGTCACACTGGTGGTGTACCTGCGATTGTATACGGTGCAGGTGTTGAGCCATTGAGCGTTACTTTAAATCACAATGAATTAGTGCGTAATCTACAAGACGAAGCCTTCTATTCACAATTGATTGCTTTAGATATCGATGGCACGATTGAAACCGTCGTATTACGTGATCTGCAACGTCACCCTGCTAAAGTATTGATCATGCATGCCGATCTATTACGGATTCAAGCCGATCATGCTATTCGTGTTACTGTGCCTTTACACTTCACTAATGTTGAAACTTCAACAGGTGTTAAAATACAAGGTGGGGCACTCAACCAGTTAATGAATAACGTTGACGTATCTTGCCTACCCAAAGACATTCCTTCTTACATTGAAGTAGATATGCAAAATGTAGAAAAAGGTCAAATCCTACATTTATCAGATCTGAAATTACCTGAAGGCGTATCCTTGCCTCAATTAGCCTTAGGTCATGACCATGACCAAGCGATTGCAGCTATTCACTAA
- the pth gene encoding aminoacyl-tRNA hydrolase, protein MTIQLIAGLGNPGAKYDKTRHNAGFWFVDELARRYNASFNLEKRFSGEVCRIVVKNQPIWLIKPTTFMNLSGLAVRQLADFYRIPVEQVLIAHDELDLNPGVVRLKHSGGHGGHNGLRDLHAHMTKDYWRLRLGIGHPGDKNKVLDYVLSAPSLNDSIAITNAIDAAADCIELITTGDMQNAMQQLHSRT, encoded by the coding sequence ATGACTATCCAGCTTATTGCTGGCTTAGGCAATCCGGGCGCTAAATACGACAAAACCCGGCATAATGCCGGGTTTTGGTTTGTTGATGAGCTTGCTCGGCGCTATAACGCCAGTTTTAACCTTGAAAAACGCTTTTCGGGCGAAGTCTGCCGTATTGTGGTGAAAAATCAGCCCATATGGTTGATTAAACCTACCACTTTTATGAATTTAAGTGGGTTGGCAGTGCGCCAACTAGCCGATTTTTATCGTATTCCTGTTGAGCAAGTACTCATTGCGCATGACGAGTTAGATTTAAATCCGGGTGTAGTGCGTTTAAAGCATAGTGGTGGACATGGCGGGCATAATGGTTTGCGTGATTTACATGCGCATATGACGAAAGATTATTGGCGGCTGCGTTTAGGCATTGGCCATCCGGGGGATAAAAATAAAGTACTGGATTATGTACTGTCCGCACCCTCCTTAAACGATAGTATTGCTATTACTAATGCCATTGATGCGGCAGCCGATTGTATTGAATTAATTACAACAGGTGATATGCAAAACGCTATGCAACAATTGCATAGTCGTACTTAG
- the prmC gene encoding peptide chain release factor N(5)-glutamine methyltransferase: protein MSHLSLKQALQWAIGVLTTQEDSACLEAELLLAHVLQKPRSYLFTWPEKTLDDAQNNAFQTLVAQRLQGRPIAHLIGKREFWTLELSVTPDTLIPRPETELLVELALERIPPNQTCNILDLGTGTGAIALALASERPQAQIMAIDQSLSALQIAKLNAERYQLTNIQFIQSNWFTNLANTAHPVFDVIVSNPPYIAEGDQHLKQGDVRFEPLTALTAGHDGLNDLRVIVQQAPDYLTKQGWLLVEHGYDQGLAVRQLFAQAGFTAIATKQDLAGHDRVTLGHVLD, encoded by the coding sequence ATGAGCCATTTAAGCCTCAAGCAAGCCTTGCAATGGGCTATCGGAGTACTGACTACTCAAGAAGACAGTGCCTGTTTAGAGGCAGAATTACTGCTCGCTCATGTGTTACAAAAGCCACGTAGCTATTTATTTACGTGGCCTGAAAAGACCTTAGACGATGCACAAAATAATGCTTTTCAGACCTTGGTAGCGCAACGTCTCCAAGGCAGACCGATTGCGCATCTAATCGGTAAACGCGAATTTTGGACCTTAGAACTCAGTGTCACACCTGATACTTTAATTCCACGCCCAGAAACTGAATTATTAGTTGAGTTAGCTTTAGAACGCATCCCGCCTAATCAAACTTGTAATATCTTAGATTTGGGTACTGGAACGGGGGCGATTGCTCTAGCATTGGCTAGTGAACGCCCTCAGGCGCAAATTATGGCTATTGATCAAAGCTTGTCAGCGTTACAAATAGCTAAGCTCAACGCTGAGCGCTATCAATTGACTAATATTCAATTCATACAATCAAACTGGTTTACTAACTTAGCCAACACTGCTCACCCTGTATTTGATGTGATCGTGTCTAATCCGCCCTATATAGCAGAAGGCGATCAACATCTAAAACAAGGGGATGTACGCTTTGAACCCTTAACAGCTCTCACCGCAGGTCATGATGGTTTGAATGATTTAAGGGTTATTGTTCAACAAGCACCTGATTATTTAACGAAGCAAGGCTGGTTATTAGTTGAACACGGCTATGATCAAGGTTTAGCGGTACGCCAATTATTTGCTCAAGCTGGATTTACAGCTATTGCCACAAAGCAGGATTTAGCCGGACATGATCGAGTTACCCTCGGTCATGTCCTTGATTAA
- a CDS encoding ribose-phosphate pyrophosphokinase gives MMVFTGNSNPELSSKIVDHLGISLGKIKAERFSDGEVHVELLENVRGRDVFVVQSTCTPTNDNLMELLIIVDALYRASAGRITAVIPYYGYARQDRRVRSRRVPISAKLVADMIVTAHVDRVLTIDLHAEQVQGFFDLPVDNIYASMVLEEDLRSKELTTDSRLLVVSPDIGGVVRARALAKSLGDHTDLAIIDKRRPEPNKAEVMNIIGQVEGRHCVLIDDLIDTGGTLCNAAAALKERGALSVCAYATHAVFSGNALKNIENSVIDEVVVTDTIPLSEAARKCSKIRQLSVAGLLAKTILRINRDDSVSSLFEEA, from the coding sequence ATGATGGTTTTTACGGGTAACTCAAACCCCGAACTGTCCAGCAAAATCGTTGACCATCTTGGTATTTCCCTAGGCAAAATCAAAGCAGAGCGCTTCAGTGACGGTGAAGTGCATGTCGAGTTGCTGGAAAATGTCCGTGGTCGTGACGTTTTTGTCGTACAGTCTACTTGTACCCCCACCAATGATAATTTAATGGAATTACTGATTATTGTAGATGCACTGTATCGTGCGTCGGCAGGTCGTATTACTGCAGTGATTCCTTATTATGGTTATGCCCGTCAAGATCGCCGTGTGCGTTCGCGGCGCGTGCCTATCTCGGCTAAATTAGTCGCGGATATGATAGTGACCGCGCATGTGGATCGGGTGTTAACCATTGATCTGCATGCAGAGCAGGTGCAAGGCTTTTTTGATCTACCTGTAGATAATATTTACGCCTCAATGGTGTTAGAAGAGGATTTGCGCAGCAAAGAGCTTACTACTGATAGTCGCTTATTAGTAGTGTCCCCTGATATTGGTGGGGTAGTTCGGGCGCGTGCTTTAGCCAAAAGCTTGGGTGATCATACCGATTTAGCCATTATTGATAAGCGCCGCCCCGAGCCAAATAAGGCTGAGGTGATGAATATTATCGGTCAAGTCGAGGGGCGTCATTGCGTCTTAATTGACGACTTGATTGATACGGGCGGTACTTTGTGCAATGCCGCCGCCGCTTTGAAAGAGCGGGGTGCTTTAAGTGTTTGTGCTTATGCAACTCATGCAGTATTTTCAGGTAATGCCTTGAAAAATATCGAAAACTCAGTCATTGATGAAGTGGTCGTTACCGACACTATTCCTTTGAGTGAGGCTGCACGCAAGTGTTCTAAAATTCGTCAATTATCAGTGGCGGGTTTATTGGCTAAAACTATTTTACGAATTAACCGTGATGATTCGGTTAGTTCCTTATTTGAAGAAGCTTAA
- the hemA gene encoding glutamyl-tRNA reductase, whose amino-acid sequence MYQSASASMTIFVIGVNHKTAPVQLRERVAFTPERLQQALQETRLLTAESLILSTCNRTELYIVVLYPDQIKAVTQWFAHFHGIAIHELKPYLYTYETEQAVQHTLRVACGLDSLILGEPQILGQLKDALKTAHQAQTTGNQLNRLLQHAFTTAKKVRTQTNIGANPVSVAFAAVSLAKQIFSHFERQTALLVGAGETIELVGKHLVANNIGNVIIANRSVNKAQALAEQFQGTAIPLTAIADYLPKADIVISSTAAPLPIIGKGMVERALKQRKHRPIFMVDIAVPRDIEPEVSELDDIYLYTVDDLQSVIEENLQSRREAASQAEEMVITEVNTFAEWLRAQQHMQLIRHYRQQNDLIRQEVLSKAKHMLDNQHPADEVLDYLAHTLTNKLTHAPTQALNQAARFGDYAQLEYARKLFNLTDRD is encoded by the coding sequence ATGTACCAAAGTGCCTCTGCTTCCATGACTATTTTTGTGATCGGCGTCAACCATAAAACAGCTCCCGTGCAATTACGTGAACGTGTCGCTTTTACCCCTGAGCGTTTACAACAAGCACTACAGGAAACCCGACTCCTCACGGCGGAAAGTTTAATCCTCTCCACTTGTAATCGGACTGAACTGTATATCGTGGTACTGTATCCCGATCAAATCAAGGCAGTTACGCAATGGTTTGCTCACTTTCATGGGATTGCTATACATGAACTCAAACCCTATCTTTATACCTACGAAACTGAACAAGCGGTACAACATACCTTACGAGTGGCATGTGGCTTAGACTCTTTAATTTTAGGCGAACCACAGATTTTAGGGCAATTAAAAGACGCACTCAAAACAGCACATCAAGCGCAAACCACAGGCAATCAACTCAATCGCTTATTACAACACGCTTTTACCACCGCCAAAAAAGTCCGTACTCAAACCAATATTGGCGCTAATCCAGTCTCGGTCGCCTTTGCAGCGGTGAGTTTAGCCAAGCAAATTTTTAGCCATTTTGAACGCCAAACCGCTCTATTGGTGGGTGCAGGTGAAACGATTGAATTAGTGGGCAAACATCTAGTGGCTAATAATATCGGTAACGTCATTATCGCTAATCGTAGCGTTAATAAAGCACAAGCCCTAGCTGAGCAATTTCAGGGTACTGCTATTCCTTTAACGGCTATTGCGGATTACTTACCTAAAGCCGATATAGTCATTTCCTCTACCGCTGCACCGCTACCTATTATCGGTAAGGGCATGGTAGAACGCGCCCTCAAACAACGTAAGCACCGCCCCATTTTTATGGTGGATATAGCCGTACCCCGCGACATAGAGCCAGAAGTGAGTGAGTTAGACGATATTTATCTTTATACCGTTGACGATCTGCAATCAGTGATTGAAGAAAACCTACAATCACGCCGTGAAGCAGCGTCTCAAGCCGAAGAAATGGTGATTACCGAGGTAAATACTTTTGCTGAATGGTTACGTGCTCAGCAGCACATGCAACTGATTCGCCATTATCGCCAACAAAATGACTTGATTCGTCAAGAAGTATTATCGAAAGCTAAGCATATGTTGGATAATCAGCACCCTGCTGATGAAGTACTGGACTATTTAGCCCATACTCTCACTAATAAATTAACGCACGCCCCTACTCAAGCCCTCAACCAAGCGGCACGCTTTGGGGATTATGCTCAACTCGAATACGCACGCAAGCTATTCAATTTAACTGATCGTGATTAA
- the ispE gene encoding 4-(cytidine 5'-diphospho)-2-C-methyl-D-erythritol kinase produces MTTLILPAPAKLNLFLHITGRRSDGYHLLQTIFQLLDYGDSIQLTLRHDGVVRRVAGNESVSEHTDLMVRAAQLLKPFTPASSGVEMAINKVLPMGGGLGGGSSNAATVLVGLNQLWQCGLSTKQLAELGLKLGADVPVFVEGHTAWAEGVGEVLSPIDLPERWYLVVAPEAQVATREIFLHPDLTRNCEPIKMATFLNGATQNVFESLVRKQHSNINQVFEVLNNCAKPRLTGSGACVFAEFDTKNAATQIQQKLPKSWKTFVAKGVNQSPLVTQLKLN; encoded by the coding sequence ATGACTACCTTAATTTTACCTGCTCCGGCCAAATTAAATCTGTTTTTGCACATTACGGGGCGTCGTAGCGATGGTTATCACTTACTGCAAACCATCTTTCAGCTCTTAGATTATGGCGATAGTATTCAGCTTACACTGCGTCATGATGGCGTGGTGCGTCGTGTAGCAGGTAATGAGTCGGTGTCAGAACACACTGACTTAATGGTTCGAGCCGCCCAATTATTAAAGCCCTTTACTCCTGCATCCTCCGGAGTAGAGATGGCTATTAATAAGGTGTTACCTATGGGCGGTGGTTTAGGCGGTGGCAGTTCTAATGCTGCCACGGTGCTAGTAGGTTTAAATCAATTATGGCAGTGTGGTTTAAGCACTAAGCAGCTCGCAGAATTAGGACTAAAACTAGGTGCGGATGTCCCTGTATTCGTTGAGGGGCATACGGCTTGGGCGGAGGGCGTGGGGGAAGTATTAAGCCCTATTGATTTGCCAGAGCGTTGGTATCTAGTAGTAGCTCCTGAAGCTCAGGTTGCAACGCGTGAAATATTTTTGCATCCAGACTTGACAAGAAACTGTGAACCCATCAAAATGGCGACCTTCTTGAACGGGGCAACACAAAATGTGTTTGAATCCCTAGTTAGGAAGCAGCATTCAAACATTAATCAGGTCTTTGAAGTATTAAATAACTGTGCAAAGCCTAGATTAACAGGTTCAGGTGCATGCGTGTTTGCTGAGTTTGATACTAAAAACGCAGCAACCCAAATACAACAAAAGCTACCTAAATCTTGGAAAACTTTTGTAGCTAAAGGTGTAAATCAATCGCCTTTAGTAACTCAACTAAAACTCAATTGA